The proteins below come from a single Zea mays cultivar B73 chromosome 8, Zm-B73-REFERENCE-NAM-5.0, whole genome shotgun sequence genomic window:
- the LOC100501769 gene encoding uncharacterized protein LOC100501769 — MWEMAKLWMKGYKVIILDIPLLFETKIDRWTNPVTVVWVNPETQIQRLMSRDGCSEEQAQNRVNAQLALDWKRSEADIVINNSGSLDDTRLQFQDVLRKVSEPLTWKERLRSRDGLISVVVCTAVGVLLARKNLL, encoded by the coding sequence ATGTGGGAGATGGCAAAACTATGGATGAAAGGATACAAGGTTATCATCCTGGACATCCCGCTGTTGTTTGAGACCAAGATAGATCGATGGACAAATCCAGTAACTGTGGTCTGGGTTAACCCAGAAACCCAGATTCAGAGGTTGATGTCAAGAGACGGGTGTTCTGAGGAACAAGCTCAGAACAGGGTCAACGCACAACTTGCGTTGGACTGGAAGAGGTCGGAAGCCGACATAGTGATCAACAACTCTGGATCACTGGATGACACCAGACTGCAGTTCCAGGATGTCTTGAGGAAAGTTTCTGAGCCATTAACATGGAAGGAACGCTTGAGATCCCGAGATGGCCTGATCTCCGTTGTCGTGTGTACGGCAGTGGGCGTATTGCTTGCTCGGAAGAATCTACTATGA